The following are encoded together in the Ranitomeya imitator isolate aRanImi1 chromosome 4, aRanImi1.pri, whole genome shotgun sequence genome:
- the PRDX2 gene encoding peroxiredoxin-2 — translation MAAGNAHIGKPAPDFQATAVVNGEFKEIKLADYRGKYVVLFFYPLDFTFVCPTEIIAFSEHAEEFRKIGCEVIGASVDSHFSHLAWTNIPRKDGGLGPMNIPLLSDLKRTISKDYGVLKEEDGVAYRGLFIIDNKGILRQITINDLPVGRCVDEVLRLVQAFQFTDKHGEVCPAGWKPGSRTIKPSVKDSKEYFSKEN, via the exons ATGGCTGCTGGGAATGCTCACATTGGGAAGCCCGCTCCAGACTTCCAGGCCACTGCGGTTGTGAATGGCGAGTTTAAGGAAATTAAGCTGGCGGACTACAGGG GTAAATATGTCGTCCTGTTCTTCTACCCTCTGGACTTCACCTTCGTCTGCCCTACAGAGATCATCGCCTTCAGTGAACACGCGGAGGAATTCCGTAAGATCGGCTGTGAAGTTATTGGAGCATCTGTGGACTCGCACTTCTCACACCTGGCATG GACTAATATTCCCCGCAAAGATGGGGGTCTGGGCCCCATGAACATCCCTCTGCTGTCAGACCTAAAACGCACAATCTCCAAGGACTACGGCGTTCTGAAGGAGGAAGATGGTGTCGcatacag GGGTCTATTTATCATTGACAACAAGGGCATCCTCCGTCAGATTACCATCAATGATCTGCCGGTCGGTCGCTGTGTAGATGAGGTGCTGCGACTGGTGCAGGCGTTCCAGTTCACCGACAAACACGGAGAGG TTTGTCCTGCTGGATGGAAACCCGGCAGCCGCACAATCAAGCCCAGTGTGAAGGACAGCAAGGAATATTTCTCCAAGGAGAACTGA